Genomic segment of Panicum virgatum strain AP13 chromosome 2K, P.virgatum_v5, whole genome shotgun sequence:
GCGGTCCGGAGCCCCAGGAAGCTGCTGCACTTGCACTCGGCGCTCTTGGGGAGCCCCAGGCTGCAGCTGAAGCAGAGCCCGGCCTCCCGCTTCACCGGCTTCAGGGGCTCCTCCTGGCACGGCGGGCTGATGCAGAGGTCCAGGTTCAGGTCGGGGCACTTGAGCGGCTTCCCGTGGCCCCAGTCGCCGCCGGGGTTCTGGTCGCGGCcgatcgccgctgccgccttcgGCTCCTCAAGCCGGAACACGGCGCCCTTCtcctcgcgcgccgccgccgccgcctcgaagGATATGGTTATGTTGGACGCGTGCTCGTTGATCGGCCGGTGGGACACCGGGTCGATCCCCCGGCTCAGCAGCTTCCTCCGGATGTGCGTGTTCCAGTAGTTCTTGATCTCGTTGTCCGTCctccccggcagcctcccggcgaTCAGggaccatctgcaccgagcagGGACGAAGCAGAGAGCATGTCAGGAAATGGTGGGGTGATGAGGTGCGGGAGAGGGATGGATTGGATGCATGGCGCGAATTGAACGTACTTGTTGCCGAGGAGGCTGTGGAGCTTGATGAtgagctcgtcctcctcctccgtgaAGTTGCCGCGCTTGAGGTCGGGCCGGAGGTAGTTGATCCACCGGAGGCGGCAGCTCTTGCCGCAGCGGAGCAGGCCGGCGGCCTTGGGCAGCGAGCGCCAGCACCCCTCGCCGTGCGCCTTGATGTACGCCACGAGCCGGTCGTCCTCCTCCTTGGTCCACGCGCCCTTGTTGGTGTGCGCCTTCTCGCAGCACGGCGACCTCcccatggcggccggcgagccaaGACCAGACTGACCGCCGATGTTGCTTGCCGCTTTCCCGAGTATCCTTTTGCCGCCGCTTTCTTCGTTGCGGTGGCCTTGCGGCAGTGGAGGTTGCTGCTGCGGTGCTTGCGAGCCCCAAGGGTGGGTGGAGGGGGGGCCTGGATTTTATAGGCACACTTGACTGGAtcggggaggaggaggtctTCTAGAGGGAGGGCTGGCTGAGTTGGTGGGAAAAAGGTTAGGCCGGTAGGCCTCCATGACCTCATCGCCAGGGTTcaaaatttcgccgaaatttcgcgAATTTTGGTAATTCCGGTGGTGGCCGAAAGAAAAATCCGAAATTTTGTAATacactaatacatgtgctataTAACTTTAGACTCATGTTTTCTATTGTTCATATTGCATATTTTTCTATTCCATAATGTGTATTCATAAATCACACTAATAGTTGTttagatctaattttttttagaaaaaacatACTTTATGTGCTAGTCTCAAAAAAAATTCGGCAaaaattcggcgaaatttcgcgaaTTTCGGTAATTTCGGTGGTGGCCGAAATTTTTGCAAAAACGAAATTGAAAACCCTGCTCACCGCTGCCACTGGTTTGCTACCAGTTTCATCGCGAGACGCCACGGggggcgccgcggccggccaccgcgccaCGGCCGTGGAGCGGAACCTCGGGCAGGTAGGTGTAAAGTGAGGCAAGCGACGCGCGCGCCAACCGTGTGTGGCGTTGGCCTCACctcatggatggatggatggggagCGCGCGGGGGGTTTAAACAGCTAACTAACCGCACCGCCACCACCCCTCCCTGACGCAAACCTGTCCCTGATTTGGTTAGGGTGATGGGCGGATTAGGTTCATCTCCCTTTCCCTGCTGCTGATGCCGATTTGCCGGGGGGCGGCCCCCACCGCAACCCCGTGAAACACAGATGCCCTGCACAGGAGGTAAACATGAGGACTACAGACATGAGGGGGTGTCATCTGGCTCACCTCTGTCAAAGTAAACCGTAATatctttaaat
This window contains:
- the LOC120685578 gene encoding myb-related protein Hv1-like, which produces MGRSPCCEKAHTNKGAWTKEEDDRLVAYIKAHGEGCWRSLPKAAGLLRCGKSCRLRWINYLRPDLKRGNFTEEEDELIIKLHSLLGNKWSLIAGRLPGRTDNEIKNYWNTHIRRKLLSRGIDPVSHRPINEHASNITISFEAAAAAREEKGAVFRLEEPKAAAAIGRDQNPGGDWGHGKPLKCPDLNLDLCISPPCQEEPLKPVKREAGLCFSCSLGLPKSAECKCSSFLGLRTAMLDFRSLEMK